ATAATCACAGAGGCAAAAAGCACTGGGATGGCAACAGCAAAAGCTTTGCCAAGATTTATTTTTTTTTTCGGAATCTGTTCAAGTTCTTTCACATCCACAGTACTTGCTTGTTCAAGATACTGTTTAATACCTTGTAGGTGACCAGCACCAACTACTGCGACAACACGTCCTTTTTTACTTGCTTCGTGGATTTTCTGCGCAATATATTGATCTCGTTCGTCAATAAGAACTTTTGAAACACTTGGTGCAAGTTCACCAAATTCTTTCAGCATCGTTGAAATGACATCTTCATGCATGAGTTGTTGCAGATCAACATCGTTAAGATCTTCTTCAGTATAGCCAACGACTGCTTTTAGCAGCTCCCATGCTAATCGACATTTTTCAAAAAACCCCATTTTCCGCCAAGATCGTTTCAGAGTTATTGTAATATCTCGGTCAACCAATGCTATTTCAATACCCTGTTTTTTTGCTTCGTCAATAGCTGCAATCATTTCAGAACCAGGTTCAACACCAGTTTCTCTTCCGAGACGGCGCTGAATTGAAGCAAGAAACGTCTGCGCCAACACAACATATGCTTTATTTCCTTTAAGTAGATGTGTTACCGGCGTGTTTTCCCATGTGTCCTTCTCAGTTAATGCTTTAAAACGACTTTGGCAGAGTTCAACGGCAACCACCGAGGGTTTATACTTTTCAATCGCTGCTTGAACTTCTGCAACGCTTTCTTTTGAGATATGCGCAGTTCCAATAAGAATAATTGCATCACGAACGATTATTTCCACGGCAAACCACTTTGTAAAAAGAGACAACAAAAACAGGTTGAAAAACTTATTTAAATTTCTGCTTCGAAATCTTCAACTGTTGCAGTGAATTCTTCATCAGATTTGATTTTTCCCTGATTTTTCAGGATTTCACGGGTAAGCAACCAGTAAATTAATGCAAGCGCCCGACGGCCTTTATTATTGGTTGGAATCACGACGTCGATATACTTAGTTTCATTATTTGTATCGCAGAGAGCAAGAACTGGGATTCCAATATTTTTCGCCTCGTGCAGAGCTTGTATATCGGTTAACGGGTCGGTAAGAAGGATAATTTCTGGCTCAAAAAACTCTTTTGAATTTGGATTGGTTAACGTCCCAGGATTAAATCGACCATCAACCACACGAATCCCGGTCAACTCACCAAGCTTTCGAACCGGTTTATGACCATATTGTCGGACTGACACTGCTAAAATACGTGCAGGATCATATTTTGCTAAAAGCTTCGCCGCACTGCGAATCCGTTCATCGGTTTTTTTCACATCGATAATGTACAAACCATCATTTCGTACTTTATAGATAAACTCAAGAATATCAGCTGTTTTTTGTCGTGTACCAATATGGACACCGGACGTCATATACGTCTCTTCAGATACAAGCATAGCTCCGTTGTTATCCTGATGAGGTTGTTGTTCATCCATAGGTAATCAAATCCTTTTGTTTTATTATTTCTTACGTCGAACTGTAATTGGGATCGCTCCTTCTTCAAATTCAAGCATTGCAATACGAACGGGGTCAATCATGTCCTTAGGAAGTTTTGTCAGTGTTGATGGAGCACCCATGGAAATTTGTAATGCTCGAGCACCAATGATCCGT
The window above is part of the Candidatus Thermoplasmatota archaeon genome. Proteins encoded here:
- a CDS encoding TraB/GumN family protein: MEIIVRDAIILIGTAHISKESVAEVQAAIEKYKPSVVAVELCQSRFKALTEKDTWENTPVTHLLKGNKAYVVLAQTFLASIQRRLGRETGVEPGSEMIAAIDEAKKQGIEIALVDRDITITLKRSWRKMGFFEKCRLAWELLKAVVGYTEEDLNDVDLQQLMHEDVISTMLKEFGELAPSVSKVLIDERDQYIAQKIHEASKKGRVVAVVGAGHLQGIKQYLEQASTVDVKELEQIPKKKINLGKAFAVAIPVLFASVIIWLLMSRGEAAWADIGKIFLWWFLIHGVLSAGGVLLARGHPLSAGVAFLAAPFTSLEPFFAPGWFAGLVEAKLRPPVIKDFQNLSKIESMKDFFNNKVIRLLMVVALSNLGSMIGTIVALPWILSLGLQ
- the rpsB gene encoding 30S ribosomal protein S2, whose protein sequence is MDEQQPHQDNNGAMLVSEETYMTSGVHIGTRQKTADILEFIYKVRNDGLYIIDVKKTDERIRSAAKLLAKYDPARILAVSVRQYGHKPVRKLGELTGIRVVDGRFNPGTLTNPNSKEFFEPEIILLTDPLTDIQALHEAKNIGIPVLALCDTNNETKYIDVVIPTNNKGRRALALIYWLLTREILKNQGKIKSDEEFTATVEDFEAEI
- a CDS encoding DNA-directed RNA polymerase subunit K — protein: MEYTRYEKARIIGARALQISMGAPSTLTKLPKDMIDPVRIAMLEFEEGAIPITVRRKK